The Manis javanica isolate MJ-LG chromosome 4, MJ_LKY, whole genome shotgun sequence genome contains a region encoding:
- the LOC108386117 gene encoding CMRF35-like molecule 7 isoform X3, with protein sequence MWLPPALLLLSLPGCFSIKGPRSVRGVEQGSVAVQCNYDSRWKTYRKWWCRGASWDYCKVLIQTAGTEEEVQRNRVSIRDNQTTYLLTVTMKDVRQDDTDTYWCGIQKTGIDLGARIRVTIDPEGMALTAPEAASNGTEEFSGSYARTHYVLLVFVKVPFLLILVGAILWLKKPQWPPSNFSPDLLSKDTAP encoded by the exons ATGTGGCTGCCCCCAGCTCTTCTCCTTCTCAGCCTCCCAG GCTGTTTCTCCATCAAAGGCCCAAGGTCCGTGAGAGGTGTAGAGCAGGGGTCGGTGGCCGTGCAGTGTAACTATGACTCCAGATGGAAGACCTACCGGAAGTGGTGGTGCCGAGGAGCAAGCTGGGATTACTGCAAGGTCCTCATTCAAACCGCAGGAACTGAGGAGGAAGTGCAGAGAAACCGTGTGTCCATCAGGGACAATCAGACAACGTACCTGCTCACAGTGACCATGAAGGACGTCAGGCAGGATGACACAGACACTTACTGGTGTGGGATTCAAAAGACTGGGATTGACCTAGGGGCGAGGATCAGAGTCACCATTGACCCTG AAGGAATGGCTCTGACCGCACCAGAAGCCGCCAGCAATGGTACAGAGGAGTTCTCGGGCTCCTACGCCAG GACCCACTACGTGCTCCTGGTATTCGTGAAGGTGCCCTTCTTGCTCATCCTGGTTGGTGCCATCCTCTGGTTGAAGAAGCCTCAGTGGCCCCCAAGCAACTTCTCCCCTGACCTTCTGTCCAAAGACACAGCCCCATAG
- the LOC108386117 gene encoding CMRF35-like molecule 7 isoform X1: protein MWLPPALLLLSLPEFCFPGCFSIKGPRSVRGVEQGSVAVQCNYDSRWKTYRKWWCRGASWDYCKVLIQTAGTEEEVQRNRVSIRDNQTTYLLTVTMKDVRQDDTDTYWCGIQKTGIDLGARIRVTIDPEGMALTAPEAASNGTEEFSGSYARTHYVLLVFVKVPFLLILVGAILWLKKPQWPPSNFSPDLLSKDTAP from the exons ATGTGGCTGCCCCCAGCTCTTCTCCTTCTCAGCCTCCCAG AATTCTGTTTTCCAGGCTGTTTCTCCATCAAAGGCCCAAGGTCCGTGAGAGGTGTAGAGCAGGGGTCGGTGGCCGTGCAGTGTAACTATGACTCCAGATGGAAGACCTACCGGAAGTGGTGGTGCCGAGGAGCAAGCTGGGATTACTGCAAGGTCCTCATTCAAACCGCAGGAACTGAGGAGGAAGTGCAGAGAAACCGTGTGTCCATCAGGGACAATCAGACAACGTACCTGCTCACAGTGACCATGAAGGACGTCAGGCAGGATGACACAGACACTTACTGGTGTGGGATTCAAAAGACTGGGATTGACCTAGGGGCGAGGATCAGAGTCACCATTGACCCTG AAGGAATGGCTCTGACCGCACCAGAAGCCGCCAGCAATGGTACAGAGGAGTTCTCGGGCTCCTACGCCAG GACCCACTACGTGCTCCTGGTATTCGTGAAGGTGCCCTTCTTGCTCATCCTGGTTGGTGCCATCCTCTGGTTGAAGAAGCCTCAGTGGCCCCCAAGCAACTTCTCCCCTGACCTTCTGTCCAAAGACACAGCCCCATAG
- the LOC108386117 gene encoding CMRF35-like molecule 7 isoform X2: MWLPPALLLLSLPEFCFPGCFSIKGPRSVRGVEQGSVAVQCNYDSRWKTYRKWWCRGASWDYCKVLIQTAGTEEEVQRNRVSIRDNQTTYLLTVTMKDVRQDDTDTYWCGIQKTGIDLGARIRVTIDPGMALTAPEAASNGTEEFSGSYARTHYVLLVFVKVPFLLILVGAILWLKKPQWPPSNFSPDLLSKDTAP; this comes from the exons ATGTGGCTGCCCCCAGCTCTTCTCCTTCTCAGCCTCCCAG AATTCTGTTTTCCAGGCTGTTTCTCCATCAAAGGCCCAAGGTCCGTGAGAGGTGTAGAGCAGGGGTCGGTGGCCGTGCAGTGTAACTATGACTCCAGATGGAAGACCTACCGGAAGTGGTGGTGCCGAGGAGCAAGCTGGGATTACTGCAAGGTCCTCATTCAAACCGCAGGAACTGAGGAGGAAGTGCAGAGAAACCGTGTGTCCATCAGGGACAATCAGACAACGTACCTGCTCACAGTGACCATGAAGGACGTCAGGCAGGATGACACAGACACTTACTGGTGTGGGATTCAAAAGACTGGGATTGACCTAGGGGCGAGGATCAGAGTCACCATTGACCCTG GAATGGCTCTGACCGCACCAGAAGCCGCCAGCAATGGTACAGAGGAGTTCTCGGGCTCCTACGCCAG GACCCACTACGTGCTCCTGGTATTCGTGAAGGTGCCCTTCTTGCTCATCCTGGTTGGTGCCATCCTCTGGTTGAAGAAGCCTCAGTGGCCCCCAAGCAACTTCTCCCCTGACCTTCTGTCCAAAGACACAGCCCCATAG